Sequence from the Amycolatopsis sp. NBC_00345 genome:
GTGAGGCCGTCCGCTTCGCGGAGCATGAGCAGGCCGAGGGTGTGGTCGAGTTCGGCGTCGGTGAGCAGGACGCTGCGCAGCGGCGTGTCACGAGGCCCGGGCCCGGCGCGCAGGGCCGGCGTGGCCAGGATCTGCGCGCGGATGTCGGGTGAGGCGTTGAGCAGGTGCCAGGCGCGCCCGTCCGCGCTGAAGGCGACGCTGTCCTGGGTGCGGGCCGGGGCCGTGGAACCGCAGTGGCGGCAGGCGCAGTTCCACTGCGGGAAGCCGCCGCCGGCCGCGGTGCCGAGCAGGATCACCTTCATCGGGCGGGGCCTCGCATGACCAGCTCCGGAGCGGGCGCCGCGGGGGCGTCGAGGATGAGGTCGACGAGGCCGCGGTCGGGCGAGCGGGAACAGACCGGGTCGGTGTTGGCGGCGTCGCCGGTGAGCTGGAACGCCTGGCACCGGCAGCCGCCGTAGTCGATGCCGCGCCGGTCGCAGGTACGGCAGGGCTCGCTCATCCAGTCCTCGCCGCGGTAGGCGGTGAACGAGGGGGAGCGGTACCAGATGTCGGCCAGCGGGGTTTCGCGGACGTTGTCGAAGGAGAGCGTGGTGATGGCGGTGGCCGCGGGGCACGGCAGCACGGTGCCGTCGGGGGCGATGGTGAGCTGGCGCGCGCCCCAGCCGTGCATACAGGGCTTCGGGAACGGCTCGTAGTAGTCGGCGACGACGTAGATGACCTCCATCGTGCCGCGGAGCCGTTCGATCGCCTGGCGCACCACCGGTTCGGCCGCGTCGAGCTGTTCACGCGTGGGCATCAGCGCGTCGCGGTTGCGCAGCGCCCAGCCGTAGTACTGGGTGTTGGCCAGTTCGAGCCGGTCCGCGCCGAGGTCTTCGGCCAGCTCGATGATCCCGGCGAGCTGGTCGTGGTTCTGCCGGTGCAGCACCACGTTCACGGTCAGCGGCAGCCCGGCCGCCTTCACCAGCCCGGCCGCGGCCAG
This genomic interval carries:
- the pqqE gene encoding pyrroloquinoline quinone biosynthesis protein PqqE yields the protein MDLTKDAAPPLGLLAELTHRCPLHCAYCSNPLELVTRAAEMSTKEWMDALSQARALGVLQVHLSGGEPLARPDLPQLVGHASGLGCYVNLVTSGLGLTGPRLDELAGQGLAHVQLSAQAATRDRANRLAGAKAFDLKLAAAGLVKAAGLPLTVNVVLHRQNHDQLAGIIELAEDLGADRLELANTQYYGWALRNRDALMPTREQLDAAEPVVRQAIERLRGTMEVIYVVADYYEPFPKPCMHGWGARQLTIAPDGTVLPCPAATAITTLSFDNVRETPLADIWYRSPSFTAYRGEDWMSEPCRTCDRRGIDYGGCRCQAFQLTGDAANTDPVCSRSPDRGLVDLILDAPAAPAPELVMRGPAR